In one Butyrivibrio proteoclasticus B316 genomic region, the following are encoded:
- a CDS encoding family 43 glycosylhydrolase — MDVGKVSIYEAAQNGDFELVKWIVEYSRASLNEFAKGHRTALHFAAMSGNLEMFRYLTERCGLDPLCGDEELVTPWDIARENGHAEIDKYLEDRYGHRYEDFYRNPIRSGFFPDPSICRVGDDYYMANSSFIFFPCIPISHSKDLIHWEIIGHAITDPNWAGLDELDGGRGYWAPDISYYNGKFYIAATYRLNDTGPVYRRQIVVSSDKPQGPYSEPVFIDEDGIDPGLFNDDDGRRYMLLNRGARIFELDKTGTRKISDATLLYYGSNKRAPEGPHIYKKDGYYYLLQAEGGTGPGHRVTVARSRELMGVYEPCPYNPIMRQDDPDALIQRCGHGDLVETQDGRWYMVYLCGRKIGDGYSILGRETALDPVTWTADGWPIVNGLRGPSCMQIKPFPEKDMYESCSALQSADPLAKAHNDRAISPCGLPFDYMTTRSFNKGDIKYICDDPANSDWKSLKDGQTFVIHASAYPLSDINSRNIVLRRQTDFSFDYSVIMDIPELMDEQFAGITGYYDENTFFEFGLTNRDGKNVLYSREHIGTEDRITYGCEVPLEIKAVYLKMETEYLKRVLKYEFIYNESSKLDEPDSKLTIFSTLSNVYYLCDEGYDKGKRFTGALVGMYAVGGIDNNLYVSFHTPTYTERK, encoded by the coding sequence ATGGATGTTGGTAAAGTGAGTATCTATGAAGCTGCTCAAAATGGAGATTTTGAGCTTGTTAAATGGATAGTTGAATATTCGAGAGCAAGTCTTAATGAGTTTGCCAAAGGGCACAGGACAGCTTTGCATTTTGCTGCGATGTCCGGAAATCTGGAGATGTTCAGATATCTTACGGAGAGGTGCGGACTTGACCCTTTATGTGGTGATGAAGAGCTTGTAACCCCGTGGGATATAGCAAGAGAAAACGGCCACGCAGAAATAGATAAATACTTGGAAGACAGATATGGTCACAGATACGAAGATTTCTATCGAAATCCTATAAGAAGTGGCTTTTTTCCTGATCCATCAATATGCAGAGTAGGCGATGACTACTATATGGCCAACTCGTCCTTTATCTTTTTTCCATGTATTCCCATTTCTCATTCGAAGGATCTGATACATTGGGAGATAATTGGGCATGCAATTACTGATCCTAATTGGGCTGGTCTTGATGAACTTGACGGTGGAAGGGGATATTGGGCCCCTGACATTTCTTACTACAATGGAAAGTTCTACATTGCAGCTACTTATAGGCTAAACGACACAGGGCCTGTTTACAGAAGGCAAATTGTAGTTAGTTCTGATAAGCCGCAGGGACCGTATTCCGAGCCTGTTTTTATCGATGAAGATGGTATTGATCCGGGTCTGTTTAATGATGATGATGGTCGCAGATATATGCTTCTAAATAGGGGAGCGAGAATTTTTGAACTTGATAAGACAGGGACCAGGAAGATTTCTGATGCAACACTTTTATATTATGGAAGCAATAAAAGAGCTCCTGAAGGACCTCATATTTACAAAAAGGATGGCTATTATTATCTTTTACAGGCTGAAGGCGGAACGGGGCCGGGGCATAGAGTAACTGTGGCTCGTAGCAGAGAGCTGATGGGAGTTTATGAACCGTGCCCTTATAATCCCATAATGAGACAGGATGATCCGGATGCGCTTATCCAGAGGTGCGGTCACGGAGATCTTGTTGAAACTCAGGATGGCCGGTGGTATATGGTTTATCTATGTGGCAGGAAGATTGGTGATGGATATAGTATTTTGGGCAGAGAGACCGCGCTTGACCCTGTGACATGGACGGCAGATGGCTGGCCTATTGTAAATGGCCTGCGAGGACCATCATGTATGCAAATAAAGCCTTTTCCTGAAAAAGACATGTATGAATCCTGTAGCGCTTTGCAATCAGCGGATCCTTTGGCTAAAGCTCATAATGACAGAGCGATATCACCATGTGGACTTCCTTTTGACTACATGACTACCAGAAGTTTCAATAAAGGTGATATTAAGTATATCTGCGATGATCCTGCAAACAGTGATTGGAAATCATTAAAGGATGGACAAACATTTGTAATTCATGCTAGCGCATATCCGCTTAGTGATATAAATAGCAGGAATATAGTACTTAGAAGGCAGACAGACTTTTCTTTTGACTATTCTGTAATAATGGATATTCCGGAGCTAATGGATGAGCAATTTGCTGGAATAACAGGTTATTATGATGAAAATACTTTCTTTGAGTTTGGATTAACTAACAGGGATGGAAAAAATGTTTTATATTCAAGAGAACATATAGGAACAGAAGACAGGATAACTTATGGATGCGAAGTGCCGCTTGAAATTAAAGCAGTCTATCTGAAGATGGAAACTGAGTATCTTAAGCGTGTTCTAAAATATGAATTTATATATAATGAGTCATCTAAGTTAGATGAGCCTGATTCAAAATTAACTATTTTTTCTACACTTTCTAATGTTTATTATCTCTGTGATGAGGGGTATGATAAAGGTAAGCGCTTTACCGGCGCTCTTGTTGGAATGTATGCAGTAGGAGGAATTGACAATAATTTATACGTCTCTTTCCATACACCTACTTACACGGAAAGGAAATAA
- a CDS encoding cyclic nucleotide-binding domain-containing protein yields MGLIKLEKGQVLHKAGTDTVETIEVVVKGSLKISNQFTSIVLTVGGFVGIVETPGSTYKYNIEALEESSVYSYPFESEDDIPNVVRSNPKIAPILAAQSVEAAVKCCDVYEKEFEDATSEYDQIMTDYTDYPNLCIKVGEVPKDFPEIKEIIAPEKSDSINEWAFSFVRSLKQNEASLKKAFYPLSLDIATGVVMCTYNIYTNISKESQLLAEYRNTMKKKAAAFATTMKAIRAKLNDMENNNGLGEGSVTVVNALSTILQYSGVAPEIAMKFEEQISSFKALNNRYDSADEARALRRSLATTFYEVYTPAFLKSINDNNIPMELKMFFMFGFVDEELAGEKYTSALYNMAKSYVPDPEGKVVTCYEWLIKIYNLEVEPSRNEFDQDWPTYLREQKVSGQLNQVQVDLMTDDPTSRLNFEVHNLFALGNRMTFGRISSFVPVFDAQNVLRPLDMAYQTVSKVYEYYTKIREVDYGVFCRTALFSNPEIGITSLHYSEDITPYMILMPNVGSRASLWQEIEGKNRRTPARMLVSIFNTENTEECMIKLFGEFRWEMCKTEQGIHWNDVTDPSLTSMYCDYLQFYKKNSALSSDNKEKLRTDLKKYSNNYKNVFIADYLAYVKFEAAGSPRLNKVVREILFTFCPFAKELREKVADNPQYTELINHYNSRTGNLTKPVVNMINKLRKEDIPVPEPLMIQYEHLKK; encoded by the coding sequence ATGGGACTTATCAAGCTTGAAAAAGGACAGGTACTTCACAAAGCAGGCACCGATACAGTTGAGACAATAGAAGTTGTTGTCAAAGGCAGCCTCAAAATATCCAATCAATTCACTTCAATAGTCCTCACGGTAGGCGGATTTGTAGGAATTGTCGAAACTCCCGGTTCGACCTACAAATACAATATTGAAGCTTTAGAGGAAAGCTCTGTCTATTCCTACCCTTTCGAGTCCGAAGATGACATTCCAAACGTAGTTAGATCAAATCCTAAGATTGCTCCTATACTGGCTGCTCAATCTGTTGAAGCAGCTGTAAAATGCTGCGATGTTTATGAAAAAGAATTTGAAGACGCAACTTCTGAGTACGACCAGATCATGACCGACTACACAGATTATCCAAATCTTTGTATCAAAGTCGGAGAAGTCCCAAAAGATTTTCCAGAGATCAAAGAAATCATCGCTCCTGAAAAGAGCGATTCAATAAATGAATGGGCTTTTTCATTTGTCAGAAGCCTCAAGCAAAATGAAGCTTCTTTAAAGAAGGCCTTCTACCCACTAAGTCTTGATATAGCAACAGGTGTAGTTATGTGCACCTACAATATTTATACCAATATTTCAAAAGAATCGCAGCTTCTTGCAGAATATAGGAACACTATGAAAAAGAAGGCTGCCGCTTTTGCCACGACAATGAAAGCTATCCGTGCCAAATTAAATGACATGGAAAACAACAACGGACTTGGTGAAGGATCTGTTACTGTTGTTAACGCTCTTAGTACAATCCTGCAGTACTCCGGTGTAGCTCCTGAGATAGCTATGAAATTTGAAGAACAAATATCTTCATTTAAAGCATTAAACAACAGATACGATTCAGCGGATGAAGCAAGAGCACTTAGAAGGAGCCTTGCGACTACCTTCTACGAAGTATATACACCGGCATTTCTAAAAAGCATAAATGATAATAATATTCCTATGGAGTTAAAGATGTTCTTCATGTTTGGTTTTGTAGATGAAGAACTTGCAGGTGAAAAATACACTTCTGCACTTTACAATATGGCCAAGTCTTATGTACCTGATCCCGAAGGAAAAGTTGTCACCTGCTACGAATGGCTGATCAAGATATACAATCTTGAAGTGGAACCCTCACGAAATGAATTTGATCAGGACTGGCCAACATATCTGCGTGAGCAAAAGGTAAGCGGACAACTCAATCAAGTGCAGGTTGATCTAATGACAGATGATCCTACCAGCAGACTTAATTTTGAAGTTCACAACCTCTTTGCCCTTGGAAACAGAATGACCTTTGGAAGAATTTCATCCTTTGTTCCTGTTTTTGATGCACAAAATGTACTGCGTCCGCTCGATATGGCGTACCAGACTGTATCTAAAGTCTATGAGTATTACACCAAGATCAGAGAAGTCGACTACGGAGTTTTTTGCAGAACAGCACTGTTTTCCAATCCCGAAATAGGTATCACATCTCTCCATTATTCGGAAGACATTACTCCATATATGATCCTGATGCCAAATGTCGGCTCAAGAGCCTCTCTTTGGCAGGAAATAGAGGGTAAAAACAGAAGAACTCCCGCAAGAATGCTGGTTTCAATCTTTAATACGGAAAACACCGAAGAGTGTATGATAAAGCTCTTCGGCGAATTCAGGTGGGAAATGTGCAAAACTGAACAGGGCATCCACTGGAATGATGTAACTGATCCATCTCTCACATCCATGTATTGTGATTATCTTCAGTTCTATAAAAAGAACTCTGCCCTGTCATCCGACAATAAAGAAAAACTAAGGACCGACCTAAAAAAATACAGCAATAACTACAAAAATGTATTTATTGCTGATTATCTTGCTTATGTTAAATTTGAGGCAGCAGGCTCTCCAAGACTTAACAAAGTAGTACGAGAAATACTGTTTACCTTCTGTCCTTTTGCCAAAGAGCTTCGAGAAAAAGTTGCAGATAACCCTCAGTATACTGAGCTTATAAATCACTACAATTCCAGGACCGGAAATCTCACAAAGCCTGTTGTAAATATGATAAACAAGCTCAGAAAAGAGGATATCCCTGTGCCCGAGCCTCTTATGATTCAATATGAGCACCTAAAGAAATAA
- a CDS encoding sugar phosphate isomerase/epimerase family protein, which translates to MQIGIRFHDTKELPFEERLEEIKRQGFSCTHIALSKVPGFTANTNALTPGYAMYMRDAFRRADLDVAVLGCYLNLATPDAAALKANQDKYMAHIRFASLMGAGMVGTETGAPNADYHYDKEACHSQEALETFITNLRPVVDYAEKMGVIVAIEPVYRHIVWNPKRAREVLDRIESPNLQIIFDPVNLLWTDNFDQRQEVFEEAIDLLEKDICMIHLKDAVVEGDSVKSMACGLGDIDYNSVVKFACEKKPFIHATLEDTKPDNAVAAREFIQNIEKKYI; encoded by the coding sequence ATGCAGATAGGAATTAGATTTCATGATACAAAAGAGCTTCCTTTTGAGGAGAGATTAGAAGAGATTAAGAGACAGGGCTTTTCCTGTACTCATATTGCTCTTTCTAAGGTTCCCGGCTTTACAGCAAACACCAATGCACTTACTCCGGGATATGCGATGTACATGAGAGATGCTTTTAGAAGAGCTGACCTTGATGTGGCAGTTCTTGGCTGTTATCTTAACCTGGCCACTCCTGATGCTGCGGCTCTTAAGGCCAATCAGGACAAGTACATGGCACATATCAGATTTGCGTCTCTTATGGGTGCCGGAATGGTAGGTACAGAGACAGGAGCGCCTAATGCAGATTACCACTACGACAAAGAAGCTTGTCATTCACAGGAGGCTCTTGAAACATTCATTACAAATCTGCGTCCTGTAGTTGACTATGCAGAAAAAATGGGTGTTATTGTAGCAATCGAGCCTGTTTACAGACATATTGTATGGAACCCCAAGAGAGCAAGAGAGGTCCTTGATAGGATCGAGTCTCCTAACCTGCAGATTATTTTTGACCCTGTAAATCTTCTGTGGACAGATAATTTTGATCAGAGACAGGAAGTATTTGAAGAAGCAATAGATCTTCTGGAAAAAGATATTTGCATGATACATCTCAAGGATGCTGTGGTAGAAGGCGACAGTGTTAAGAGTATGGCATGCGGACTTGGCGATATTGACTATAATTCAGTAGTTAAGTTTGCATGTGAAAAGAAGCCTTTTATACATGCAACACTTGAAGATACCAAGCCCGACAATGCTGTAGCTGCGCGAGAATTCATCCAGAATATTGAAAAGAAATATATCTGA
- a CDS encoding nucleotidyltransferase, which translates to MAKTESAYIHMKTIGIIAEFNPFHNGHLHLIEYCRKELHADYIVVVMSGDFVQRGTPAFVCKFARTKMALSCGADLVLELPVYYSTGSAEFFASGAVALLNKLGCVDQLVFGSECGDITVLDLIANVLVEEPKQFKDELSEHIKRGDSYPVARQKALLNYISGSALPIENPCDIESLLSSPNNILGIEYIKALKATSSSIIPVTIKRIGESYNSAKINALASASGIRKYIYEEGLKKDSLRDSMPGSCLDLLIENSDRFADIKRYSDLVYYKLLLEKESGYTRYLDVTNDLSNKIVSNLEKYENFDQFCLLLKSKDIAYSRICRCLTHILLNITADNMDRYKSDKYTSFVRVLGMRMASSALVKKINHSCIAITNIKNAEKELTELEYQLFKETIMATEIYNSICPKKNPNEYRLKQIII; encoded by the coding sequence TTGGCAAAAACTGAAAGCGCTTACATCCACATGAAAACAATAGGTATAATAGCAGAATTTAACCCATTTCATAATGGTCACTTACATTTAATCGAATATTGCAGAAAAGAGCTGCATGCAGACTATATTGTAGTAGTAATGAGCGGTGATTTCGTTCAGCGTGGTACTCCTGCCTTTGTCTGTAAATTTGCACGAACTAAAATGGCTCTCTCTTGCGGTGCCGATCTTGTTTTAGAGCTTCCGGTCTATTATTCGACAGGAAGTGCAGAGTTTTTTGCATCCGGAGCAGTAGCTTTATTAAATAAACTCGGCTGTGTTGATCAACTTGTATTTGGAAGTGAGTGCGGTGATATCACTGTTCTGGATCTTATTGCAAATGTATTAGTTGAAGAGCCTAAGCAGTTCAAAGATGAACTATCTGAGCATATCAAAAGAGGTGATTCTTACCCTGTAGCAAGGCAAAAAGCTCTTTTAAACTATATTTCCGGGTCCGCTTTACCAATAGAAAATCCCTGCGATATTGAAAGTCTCCTGTCCTCTCCCAATAATATTCTTGGGATAGAATATATAAAGGCACTAAAGGCGACAAGCAGCAGTATTATTCCTGTCACCATAAAAAGAATAGGCGAAAGCTATAATTCTGCGAAGATAAACGCTCTTGCAAGTGCATCAGGAATAAGAAAATACATATATGAAGAAGGGCTTAAAAAGGACTCGTTGCGCGATTCCATGCCAGGATCATGTCTTGATCTTCTAATTGAAAACTCGGATCGTTTTGCCGATATAAAGCGTTATTCCGACCTTGTATATTACAAACTATTATTGGAAAAAGAAAGTGGCTATACAAGATACCTTGATGTAACTAACGATTTATCCAACAAAATAGTATCAAACCTTGAAAAATACGAAAATTTTGATCAGTTCTGTCTTTTGCTGAAGTCAAAAGACATTGCTTATTCAAGAATATGCCGGTGTCTTACTCATATTTTACTAAACATAACAGCTGACAATATGGACAGGTATAAGTCTGATAAATACACCTCATTTGTAAGAGTCCTTGGCATGCGCATGGCTTCTTCTGCTCTCGTCAAAAAAATAAACCATTCCTGCATAGCTATTACTAATATCAAAAATGCTGAAAAAGAACTGACAGAGCTTGAATATCAGCTGTTTAAAGAAACAATCATGGCTACTGAAATATATAATTCGATATGCCCAAAGAAAAATCCAAATGAGTACAGGTTAAAGCAAATAATAATCTGA
- a CDS encoding glycoside hydrolase family 43 protein, whose translation MTNYSDLENGRFRNPILFADYSDPDVIRVGDTYYMTASSFNYTPGLPILISHDLVNWKLVNYAIQNIAEERFNIPRHSEGVWAPAIRYHDGMFYIYYGMPDEGYYVVRTTDPLGKWEDPVCILEGKGLIDSCPFWDDDGKAYVIHGYAKSRIGFKSILGIFEMSSDGLKAISEDHFIFDGNDPKNPAVTIEGPKVYKRDGYYYIWAPAGGVKYGYQVVLRSRDIHGPYEIKEVMHTGNTVINGPHQGGLVDTVNGDEWFIHFQDRGLYGRICHLQPVHWENGWPVVGVNADDNGVGEPVYEMDKPDTGISDEPAYLQASDLFYDGTPGLMWQWLGNHNESFYGTVEHHETRDKESELFKHGCRRGLRLNALNPSGEKEPVIWKSANVLTQKIIYPLFKADIKVDATGLLPGDRTGVCMTGGQYMAAYIESKDNAYVVKVIESYGGDLDKKERVIGEYSFGDICKKYGCSIEEGLKNIRFSMLFDNDNVENSDDLFFKNVDDNENAPVLRIYLKLNDDTDLLKAVDLNVQYTPSDHTWVGAKIGIFALTSTVSSNADNSGYADFISVDVTKI comes from the coding sequence ATGACTAACTATTCGGATTTAGAAAATGGTAGATTCAGAAACCCAATTCTTTTTGCGGATTATTCTGATCCGGATGTGATCAGGGTTGGGGATACTTATTATATGACAGCCAGTAGCTTTAACTATACACCGGGACTTCCAATACTGATTTCACATGATCTTGTTAATTGGAAACTTGTTAATTATGCAATTCAGAATATAGCTGAAGAAAGATTTAATATTCCAAGGCATTCAGAAGGCGTATGGGCTCCGGCAATAAGATATCATGATGGAATGTTTTATATATATTATGGTATGCCGGATGAGGGATACTATGTTGTTAGAACTACTGATCCTCTAGGAAAATGGGAAGATCCTGTATGTATTCTGGAGGGAAAAGGGCTTATTGATTCATGTCCTTTTTGGGATGATGATGGAAAGGCATATGTTATTCACGGATATGCTAAGAGCAGAATTGGATTTAAGAGTATTCTTGGCATCTTTGAAATGAGTAGTGATGGACTTAAAGCTATTTCAGAGGATCATTTTATATTCGACGGTAATGATCCCAAGAATCCTGCAGTTACAATCGAGGGACCCAAGGTCTACAAACGTGATGGTTATTATTATATATGGGCTCCTGCAGGCGGCGTTAAATATGGCTATCAGGTAGTTTTGCGCAGCCGAGACATTCATGGACCTTACGAGATCAAAGAGGTAATGCATACCGGAAACACTGTTATCAACGGACCGCACCAGGGCGGACTTGTAGATACGGTAAATGGGGACGAATGGTTTATACATTTTCAGGATAGAGGCCTCTATGGAAGAATCTGTCACCTTCAGCCGGTTCACTGGGAGAACGGTTGGCCGGTTGTTGGCGTTAATGCTGATGATAATGGAGTTGGAGAACCTGTCTATGAGATGGATAAGCCAGATACAGGAATAAGTGATGAACCGGCTTATCTTCAGGCATCTGACTTGTTTTATGATGGTACTCCGGGGCTTATGTGGCAGTGGCTTGGTAATCATAATGAAAGCTTCTATGGAACTGTGGAACATCATGAGACCAGAGATAAAGAGTCAGAGCTATTTAAGCACGGATGCAGACGAGGACTTAGACTTAATGCTTTAAATCCATCAGGTGAAAAAGAGCCTGTTATCTGGAAAAGCGCAAATGTACTTACTCAAAAGATCATTTATCCTTTGTTCAAAGCAGATATAAAAGTTGATGCGACAGGTCTTTTGCCGGGTGACAGAACCGGAGTTTGCATGACTGGTGGCCAATATATGGCAGCATATATTGAGAGTAAAGACAATGCTTATGTAGTCAAGGTCATTGAGTCTTATGGCGGTGACTTAGATAAAAAAGAGAGAGTCATTGGAGAATATAGCTTTGGTGATATCTGCAAGAAATATGGCTGTTCTATAGAGGAAGGACTTAAGAATATCAGATTTTCAATGCTTTTTGACAATGATAATGTTGAAAACTCTGATGATCTGTTCTTTAAAAATGTTGATGATAATGAAAATGCACCGGTTCTTAGAATCTATCTTAAGTTAAATGATGACACTGACCTCTTAAAGGCCGTAGATTTGAATGTGCAGTATACTCCTTCAGATCATACCTGGGTTGGTGCTAAAATAGGCATCTTTGCCCTTACAAGCACTGTTTCATCAAATGCAGATAATAGTGGCTATGCAGATTTTATAAGCGTAGATGTGACAAAAATTTAA